One window of the Chitinophaga niabensis genome contains the following:
- a CDS encoding SusD/RagB family nutrient-binding outer membrane lipoprotein, translating to MKRLYYIIGISLLLAACNKFGDMNVNPNLPSKTSSTQLIASAELFLPVLGESPQAEYFAQYLSETQYPNLSLYNQVSANFYSMYYGPLMNLDSVIRTTSMDANEGPIPNQLAVAKILKAYYFWHITDRWGDVPYTEALKGRANTTPVYDLQAVIYDSLFLLLDQADKSIVAGDIINDIIYQGNMTRWKKLGNTIRLLMALRLSAAAPEKAKTEFNKALTAGIMTSNADNFVFSHLAEAANESYWYDQITDQNRKWWALSESLVSKMKPVNDPRLPVYGDKNSAGQYVGLTYGATSGLSTTAYSLLGLEIRKQNANVYLVTYAQALFAKAEAAKLGWIPDGDVAAEANYKMAIEHSVRQWKNNDTTGYGVMMASAGMPYVAANGYEQIGNQRWVHLFMHGFEAWAEWRRTGFPAGLIKPDGKDVPLRQGYPQDEVFNNKKHYEDAVKRQFPGGDNLYGRLWWDK from the coding sequence ATGAAAAGACTTTATTATATCATAGGTATCAGTTTGCTTTTAGCGGCTTGTAATAAGTTTGGTGACATGAATGTGAACCCGAACCTGCCGTCTAAAACTTCCAGCACACAGCTGATCGCCAGTGCGGAACTATTCCTGCCTGTACTGGGAGAATCCCCACAGGCGGAATATTTTGCGCAATACTTATCTGAAACACAATATCCCAACCTTTCTTTATACAACCAGGTAAGTGCTAATTTCTACAGTATGTATTACGGGCCATTGATGAACCTGGATTCCGTGATCCGTACTACCAGCATGGATGCCAATGAAGGGCCCATCCCCAATCAGCTGGCAGTGGCCAAGATCCTCAAAGCTTATTACTTCTGGCATATTACAGACCGTTGGGGAGATGTGCCTTACACAGAGGCTTTAAAAGGACGTGCCAATACAACACCTGTTTATGATCTCCAGGCCGTTATTTACGACAGTCTCTTTCTGTTGTTAGACCAGGCAGATAAATCCATCGTGGCGGGAGATATCATCAACGATATCATCTACCAGGGTAATATGACGCGCTGGAAAAAACTTGGTAATACCATCCGTTTACTGATGGCCCTACGTTTATCTGCTGCGGCACCGGAAAAAGCAAAAACAGAATTCAATAAAGCATTGACGGCAGGTATCATGACCTCCAATGCAGATAATTTTGTTTTCAGTCATCTTGCAGAAGCTGCGAATGAAAGTTACTGGTATGATCAGATCACGGACCAGAACCGCAAATGGTGGGCTTTGAGTGAAAGCCTGGTAAGCAAAATGAAACCGGTGAACGATCCGCGTTTGCCTGTTTATGGTGATAAGAATTCCGCGGGGCAATATGTAGGATTAACCTACGGCGCAACAAGCGGATTGAGTACAACCGCCTATTCCTTACTGGGCTTAGAGATCAGAAAGCAGAATGCGAATGTGTACCTCGTAACCTATGCGCAGGCGCTTTTTGCAAAAGCAGAAGCTGCTAAATTGGGTTGGATCCCTGATGGCGATGTTGCTGCTGAAGCTAATTATAAAATGGCGATTGAGCATTCTGTTCGTCAATGGAAAAATAATGATACCACAGGGTATGGTGTAATGATGGCCAGTGCCGGCATGCCGTATGTTGCTGCCAATGGTTATGAGCAGATCGGTAATCAGCGCTGGGTGCATTTGTTCATGCATGGTTTTGAAGCATGGGCTGAATGGAGGAGAACTGGTTTTCCGGCAGGGTTGATTAAACCGGATGGGAAGGATGTTCCATTAAGACAAGGGTATCCGCAGGATGAAGTGTTTAATAATAAGAAACATTATGAGGATGCAGTGAAGCGGCAGTTCCCGGGTGGAGATAATTTGTATGGCAGGTTGTGGTGGGATAAGTAA
- a CDS encoding AraC family transcriptional regulator, with protein MKSTVLHIKNMVCPRCIKAVRQVLEQEGKEVTEVGLGSATVKGTLSAAQTEGIAKALQEEGFVLLDDRRHQIVEGIKNFIVETVHYGELDELNENFSTLLSQRLQKDYHLLSKLFSEVEGTTIEQFIIQQKIERVKELLAYNELTLSEIAYKMGYSSVAHLSGQFKKVTGLTPSQFKQLKEDKRKSLDTI; from the coding sequence ATGAAAAGTACTGTATTGCATATCAAAAATATGGTTTGTCCGCGCTGTATCAAAGCAGTGCGGCAGGTGTTGGAGCAGGAAGGAAAAGAAGTGACGGAGGTGGGCCTGGGTAGTGCCACGGTAAAAGGTACACTCAGTGCAGCACAAACAGAAGGTATCGCAAAAGCTTTACAGGAAGAAGGATTTGTATTGCTGGATGATCGCAGGCACCAGATAGTGGAAGGTATCAAAAATTTCATTGTGGAAACGGTGCACTACGGTGAACTGGATGAGCTGAATGAAAACTTCTCCACGCTGTTGTCCCAACGCCTGCAAAAGGATTATCACTTGCTCAGTAAACTATTCTCTGAGGTGGAAGGTACTACCATCGAGCAGTTCATCATTCAGCAGAAGATTGAACGGGTAAAGGAACTACTGGCGTATAATGAATTAACGCTGAGTGAAATTGCCTATAAGATGGGATACAGCAGCGTGGCCCATTTATCCGGGCAGTTTAAAAAGGTGACAGGACTTACGCCCAGCCAGTTTAAACAGCTGAAAGAGGATAAGCGGAAATCATTGGATACGATCTAG
- a CDS encoding heavy-metal-associated domain-containing protein translates to MKTLLIAFALIGVQFTASAQYKKASLQAAGLTCAMCSNATFKALKTLPFIDKIDTDLNNTTFILHFKPNSNVNLDQIKGKVEGAGFSVAKLIVTANFDKIKVENDTHIPFAGQTLHFMNVKPQTLQGDKDITVIDKDFVSGKAFKQYSTQTKMSCYKTGIMESCCKPESGSAGKRVYHVTI, encoded by the coding sequence ATGAAAACATTACTCATAGCCTTCGCGCTGATAGGTGTACAATTCACCGCATCCGCTCAATATAAGAAAGCATCTTTACAGGCTGCCGGTCTTACCTGCGCCATGTGTTCCAACGCTACTTTCAAAGCACTGAAAACATTACCTTTCATAGACAAGATCGATACCGATCTGAACAACACTACCTTCATCCTCCATTTCAAACCCAACAGCAATGTGAACCTCGATCAGATCAAAGGGAAAGTGGAAGGCGCCGGTTTCTCCGTAGCCAAACTGATCGTTACCGCCAACTTCGATAAGATTAAAGTGGAAAACGATACGCACATTCCTTTTGCCGGTCAAACGCTGCACTTCATGAACGTAAAACCCCAGACGCTGCAGGGAGATAAGGACATTACCGTGATCGATAAAGATTTCGTGTCCGGCAAAGCATTTAAGCAATATAGCACCCAGACTAAAATGAGCTGCTATAAGACCGGTATCATGGAAAGCTGCTGCAAACCTGAAAGCGGATCAGCAGGTAAACGAGTGTATCACGTAACCATTTAA
- a CDS encoding HYC_CC_PP family protein, with translation MKKLLTICLAVLYTLITSGFTVNMHYCMGELAAVELHDTHNDSCPKCGMDVKGDCCKDEAKFVKLDNSHQAAKAFVELSATVSLVPAVMQPIWLAPVAETVVLTPRAHGPPIAPSTPLYMSNCIFLI, from the coding sequence GTGAAAAAACTGCTCACCATATGTTTGGCCGTTCTGTACACGCTGATAACCAGCGGGTTCACGGTAAATATGCACTATTGCATGGGTGAGCTGGCTGCCGTAGAACTGCATGATACCCATAACGACAGCTGCCCGAAATGCGGCATGGATGTTAAAGGGGATTGCTGTAAGGACGAAGCCAAATTCGTGAAGCTGGATAACTCCCACCAGGCAGCAAAAGCCTTTGTGGAACTTTCCGCTACTGTTTCCCTGGTTCCCGCTGTTATGCAACCCATATGGCTGGCACCTGTTGCTGAAACGGTTGTATTAACTCCCCGTGCTCACGGTCCACCCATCGCCCCCTCTACACCACTCTACATGAGCAACTGTATTTTCCTGATCTGA
- a CDS encoding DUF1579 family protein, which translates to MTPIQKLQPFIGTWKTEGQTSTGEKITGTDSYEWFPGGHFIQHNIHVQMGGQQVIGLEMISFDASTGKYPMHFYDNQGNNTISQATEHNGAWTFTGEKERGTFTSAKGEM; encoded by the coding sequence ATGACACCCATTCAGAAACTACAGCCTTTCATTGGCACCTGGAAAACAGAAGGTCAAACCAGTACCGGTGAAAAGATAACCGGTACGGATAGTTATGAATGGTTCCCTGGCGGCCATTTCATTCAGCACAACATCCATGTGCAAATGGGCGGCCAGCAGGTAATTGGCCTCGAAATGATCAGTTTCGATGCTTCCACCGGCAAATACCCCATGCATTTCTATGATAACCAGGGAAATAACACCATAAGCCAGGCCACCGAACACAATGGCGCATGGACCTTCACGGGAGAAAAAGAACGGGGCACTTTTACCTCAGCGAAGGGGGAAATGTGA
- a CDS encoding SRPBCC family protein, protein MSILITAFTILIGIILLLLIIALFIKKEYTIEQAIVINKPKAFVYDYLRLLRNHDNFVKWSMIDPNMKKTYTGTDGTVGFVSAWDSTNKQVGKGEQEVIKMAEGEKIDYELRFIRPFEGISYASIATVAVGEQQTRVIWVFNGKMKYPMNLMLLFMNLEKMLAKDLDEGLATLKNILEK, encoded by the coding sequence ATGAGCATCCTAATTACTGCCTTCACCATCCTCATCGGCATTATCCTGCTGTTACTGATCATCGCACTGTTCATAAAAAAGGAATACACCATCGAACAGGCTATTGTTATCAACAAGCCCAAAGCGTTTGTGTACGACTATCTGCGGCTGCTTCGTAACCACGATAACTTTGTCAAATGGTCAATGATAGATCCCAATATGAAAAAGACCTATACAGGAACAGATGGTACCGTAGGTTTTGTTTCTGCATGGGACAGTACAAATAAACAGGTAGGAAAAGGAGAACAGGAGGTCATTAAAATGGCAGAAGGAGAGAAGATAGATTATGAACTGCGTTTTATCCGTCCATTCGAAGGGATATCTTATGCCTCCATTGCTACGGTTGCAGTAGGTGAACAGCAAACCAGGGTAATATGGGTATTCAATGGAAAGATGAAGTACCCCATGAACCTGATGCTGTTGTTCATGAACCTGGAGAAGATGCTGGCAAAAGATCTCGATGAAGGCCTGGCAACGCTGAAAAATATCCTTGAAAAATGA
- a CDS encoding bleomycin resistance protein, with protein MNLITPIFPCKSLDELLAFYQSLGFTVTYQQKSPNPYAILERDWIRLDFYGIKHHDPAKCYHTCYILTDEVDDLYEAFTNALRKRSGKLPTRGLPRISEIRDKSYGVREFMFSDIAGTCIRIGKKIGLQQESPASKRLSLTLDFAYKSEDEPLEVIIPVLDKAIEKEKDSDCLNLYKVMTIRADIAIEQGDHQLAQELLEKVKAGLGAEHKAERQRVNDLEQKIIKP; from the coding sequence ATGAACCTTATAACACCAATCTTCCCCTGCAAGTCACTGGATGAATTGCTGGCGTTCTACCAGTCATTGGGATTTACTGTCACCTATCAGCAGAAAAGCCCCAACCCCTACGCCATCCTGGAAAGGGACTGGATCCGGCTGGACTTCTACGGCATCAAACACCACGATCCTGCTAAATGTTATCACACCTGTTACATCCTCACAGATGAAGTGGATGACCTGTACGAAGCATTCACCAACGCACTCCGCAAAAGGAGTGGAAAACTGCCTACACGTGGTCTTCCAAGGATCAGCGAGATAAGGGATAAATCATACGGTGTAAGGGAATTTATGTTCTCTGATATTGCAGGCACCTGCATCAGGATAGGAAAGAAGATCGGGTTACAACAGGAAAGCCCCGCCAGTAAACGTTTATCCCTCACATTGGATTTCGCCTATAAGAGTGAGGATGAACCTTTAGAAGTAATAATTCCCGTATTAGATAAAGCCATCGAAAAAGAAAAAGACAGCGATTGCCTTAATCTATACAAAGTGATGACCATAAGAGCCGACATTGCTATTGAACAGGGAGATCATCAACTGGCACAGGAGTTACTGGAAAAGGTGAAAGCAGGTTTAGGGGCAGAACACAAGGCAGAACGCCAAAGGGTAAACGACCTGGAGCAGAAGATCATAAAACCATGA
- a CDS encoding helix-turn-helix domain-containing protein has product MKYLRIKPPSSLSAYVRYFWVGEVEAQFIHHAIAASSPRMIFHYKGSFDEITASGKLQRSYSSGIQGQSKKHTQFITQQPAAMFGIEFFPYVIPSLFAIPATALTDQYIDLTVFLGRKGRELEARIQEACTDEERILIATRFLESRLNGISHPFIIDAIDQINAKGGLVNIAELAKNSPVSQRQFERLFKEVAGFTPKLYARVKRFETALCQQTGSLTQRALDAGYADQSHFIRDFRDFTGLQPRNYFKAMANLADVENVQF; this is encoded by the coding sequence ATGAAATACCTCCGGATCAAACCTCCCTCAAGTCTGTCTGCCTATGTCAGGTATTTTTGGGTAGGAGAGGTGGAGGCACAATTCATACATCATGCTATTGCCGCCAGTTCCCCCAGGATGATCTTTCACTACAAGGGAAGTTTTGACGAAATAACAGCATCCGGTAAGCTGCAACGCTCTTACTCATCCGGTATTCAGGGTCAGTCAAAAAAACATACACAGTTCATTACTCAGCAACCCGCAGCCATGTTCGGGATTGAATTCTTTCCTTACGTGATCCCTTCCTTGTTTGCTATTCCTGCAACAGCACTCACAGATCAGTATATAGATCTTACTGTTTTTCTGGGAAGGAAAGGAAGGGAACTGGAAGCGCGTATACAAGAGGCCTGCACAGATGAAGAAAGGATCCTCATCGCTACCCGGTTCCTGGAATCCCGCCTCAATGGAATCAGCCACCCCTTTATCATAGACGCGATAGATCAGATCAATGCAAAAGGAGGCCTGGTGAATATTGCGGAACTGGCAAAGAACAGCCCTGTATCACAAAGGCAGTTTGAAAGACTGTTTAAAGAAGTAGCCGGGTTTACGCCTAAATTATATGCACGTGTTAAACGGTTCGAAACAGCTTTATGCCAGCAAACGGGTTCTTTAACACAAAGGGCGCTGGATGCGGGATATGCAGACCAGTCGCATTTTATCCGGGACTTCCGGGATTTCACAGGCCTTCAGCCCAGGAACTATTTTAAAGCTATGGCTAACCTGGCGGATGTCGAAAACGTACAATTCTGA
- a CDS encoding serine hydrolase domain-containing protein, with product MKRILFLFLLTWTSATAQNIPAELDTLMSAYKDFRGTALVARGGTVLLKKGYGNQENTIYQIASVTKTFTATAILKLAERGRLSLQDKLSKYYPDYPKGDSITIQHLLTHTSGIYNYTMNREFMETAAGQPATEEQMLALFKDKPLDFSPGTGWNYSNSGYMLLGYIIQKVTGITYQEALRKYLFDPEDMHDSGFDFAGLNAPLKASSDLPLVDSSVSYAAGSIYSTVGDLYKWHQLLQRQTSVMEPAYTPFKGNYGYGWIIDTVFGHKSVSHSGGIWGFRSNFARVPADDICIVMLSNTETPLLETITRKIFAILYHQPYQLPGNKKEITLGATVLQKYVGTYEAKERGLVVEIRLEDGKLIAAPNRGPQSVLCAVDETHFFLKGEEDFEVIFVAGEKLIINNNGKTAIALKIN from the coding sequence ATGAAACGTATACTCTTCCTTTTCCTGCTTACCTGGACCTCTGCCACGGCACAGAACATTCCGGCAGAATTAGATACCCTCATGAGTGCTTATAAAGACTTCCGGGGCACGGCACTTGTAGCCCGCGGAGGAACCGTTCTGCTGAAGAAAGGTTATGGCAACCAGGAGAATACGATCTACCAGATTGCTTCCGTTACCAAAACATTTACAGCTACAGCGATCTTAAAGCTGGCAGAAAGAGGCAGGTTATCGTTACAGGATAAGCTGAGTAAATACTATCCTGATTATCCTAAAGGGGACAGCATTACAATTCAACATCTGTTAACACATACCTCGGGTATTTATAACTATACCATGAACCGTGAGTTCATGGAAACAGCAGCTGGTCAGCCAGCTACAGAAGAACAGATGCTTGCACTCTTCAAAGACAAACCACTTGATTTTTCACCCGGCACCGGCTGGAACTATAGCAATTCAGGCTATATGCTATTGGGGTATATCATTCAGAAGGTAACCGGCATAACTTACCAGGAAGCCCTAAGGAAATATCTTTTTGACCCGGAAGATATGCATGATTCCGGTTTTGATTTTGCAGGGCTGAATGCTCCATTAAAAGCATCCAGTGATCTTCCGCTGGTGGATTCATCTGTATCCTATGCAGCAGGCTCTATCTATTCCACGGTGGGCGACCTATACAAATGGCATCAGCTATTGCAAAGGCAAACAAGCGTGATGGAACCAGCCTATACTCCATTCAAAGGGAACTATGGTTATGGCTGGATCATTGATACCGTTTTTGGGCATAAGTCAGTATCACATAGTGGCGGCATCTGGGGCTTCAGAAGCAATTTTGCCAGGGTACCTGCGGACGATATATGCATTGTAATGCTGAGCAATACAGAAACTCCGCTTTTGGAAACTATAACGCGTAAGATATTTGCCATACTTTATCATCAGCCATATCAGCTACCGGGTAATAAGAAGGAGATTACGCTGGGCGCCACAGTTCTGCAAAAGTATGTGGGTACTTATGAAGCCAAAGAACGCGGACTTGTGGTAGAGATCAGACTTGAAGATGGGAAGCTGATAGCAGCCCCCAACAGAGGGCCGCAGTCTGTACTTTGCGCTGTTGACGAAACACATTTCTTCCTGAAAGGCGAGGAAGACTTTGAAGTGATATTTGTAGCAGGAGAAAAGCTGATCATCAACAACAATGGGAAAACAGCTATTGCGCTGAAGATCAATTAG
- a CDS encoding SRPBCC family protein, giving the protein MLVLSMTMNLSISINRSADDVYAYMSNPENLPQWAAGLCTSIQKTGTENVWQINNGEARVRFVEKNKFRVVDHYVRAKPGEKEVYIPIRVIEHDDACEVVFTLFRLPGMTDEEFKRDMGNVQKDLDTIKVIMERKAN; this is encoded by the coding sequence ATGCTTGTATTAAGTATGACCATGAACCTCAGCATTTCCATCAACCGCAGTGCGGACGATGTATATGCATACATGTCCAACCCGGAAAACCTCCCCCAATGGGCAGCGGGCTTATGTACATCCATACAGAAAACCGGAACAGAAAATGTATGGCAGATCAATAACGGGGAAGCCAGGGTACGCTTTGTAGAAAAGAATAAATTCCGGGTAGTGGACCATTACGTACGTGCAAAACCCGGAGAAAAGGAAGTTTACATTCCCATCCGTGTTATAGAACACGATGATGCCTGCGAAGTAGTGTTCACACTCTTCCGCTTACCGGGCATGACAGACGAAGAATTTAAAAGGGACATGGGGAACGTACAGAAAGACCTGGATACCATCAAAGTAATTATGGAGCGTAAGGCTAATTGA